In Notamacropus eugenii isolate mMacEug1 chromosome 1, mMacEug1.pri_v2, whole genome shotgun sequence, one genomic interval encodes:
- the ZSWIM1 gene encoding zinc finger SWIM domain-containing protein 1 has product MALAALKELQAGEHPPLLVFEVGRNSQLDSLSYQSPAMRRVFAKFPEVLFINRTHNPRGKILYTFLVDGPGVQPESSLTRIVYFSVPVKENTEGLVQLFQTFKKFNPEWKRICTILVDPYFSLLPVLAMEFPSAEILLSAFHVCKFLQGKFHRLALEHSVKKVLLTTLKNTVCSATASNLKKMHTLLSDSVPQDLQPDLHLSWLLDDRIWLAHRWRSKAESICYFQDLEITIRALSQFFGIELSVERSILSLIEYLKQKVEKEGASNPDLSIPANCTPPKPSVEITKLQEVETCIQHSLQTICAEPAAQLCLGEFAVVQKSVQLIGSSTDKVNVQILEDMHEVHPQGPGSCTCHFNQTFGLPCRHILAVLSSRQQVLQPEMLPEQWKPGCRTPPGNVDSLANILGSKWNVALDKELLVAFLTGEVRRLLLQCSREEFERRYNTLRELADSWIGPYFQVQV; this is encoded by the coding sequence ATGGCCCTCGCCGCCTTGAAGGAGCTCCAGGCCGGCGAGCATCCCCCCTTGCTAGTCTTTGAGGTGGGCAGGAACTCCCAGTTGGACTCCCTGAGCTACCAGTCACCCGCCATGCGACGAGTCTTCGCGAAGTTCCCAGAAGTGTTGTTCATAAACCGGACCCACAACCCCCGAGGCAAAATACTGTACACCTTCCTGGTGGATGGCCCAGGGGTGCAGCCCGAGAGCAGCCTGACCAGGATAGTGTATTTCTCTGTCCCAGTTAAAGAGAACACTGAGGGGTTGGTTCAGCTGTTCCAAACTTTCAAAAAGTTTAACCCTGAGTGGAAGAGAATTTGTACCATCCTAGTGGATCCTTATTTCTCCCTGCTGCCTGTTCTAGCTATGGAATTTCCATCTGCAGAGATACTTCTGTCTGCCTTTCATGTATGTAAGTTTCTTCAGGGAAAGTTCCACCGACTTGCCCTAGAGCACTCGGTGAAGAAGGTGCTGCTCACCACCCTGAAGAACACTGTGTGTTCCGCCACAGCCAGTAACCTGAAGAAAATGCACACTCTACTTAGTGACTCAGTGCCCCAGGACCTGCAGCCTGACCTTCACCTGAGCTGGCTCCTAGATGACCGTATCTGGCTGGCACACAGGTGGAGGAGTAAGGCTGAGAGTATCTGTTACTTTCAGGACTTAGAGATCACAATTCGGGCTTTAAGCCAGTTCTTTGGTATTGAATTGTCTGTGGAAAGGAGTATTCTTTCCCTGATAGAGTATTTGAAGCAGAAAGTTGAGAAGGAAGGGGCCTCCAACCCAGACCTAAGTATCCCAGCCAACTGTACCCCACCAAAGCCTTCTGTAGAAATTACCAAGCTGCAGGAGGTGGAAACCTGCATCCAACATTCCTTGCAAACCATTTGTGCAGAACCTGCTGCCCAACTCTGCTTGGGAGAGTTTGCTGTGGTCCAGAAGTCTGTACAGCTGATTGGCTCAAGCACAGACAAGGTGAATGTCCAGATCTTAGAGGACATGCATGAAGTACACCCTCAAGGCCCAGGCAGCTGTACCTGCCACTTCAACCAAACATTTGGCCTGCCCTGCCGCCATATTTTGGCTGTTCTTAGCTCCCGCCAGCAAGTGCTGCAGCCTGAAATGCTACCTGAACAGTGGAAACCTGGCTGCAGGACACCCCCAGGAAATGTAGACAGCCTGGCCAATATCCTGGGCAGCAAGTGgaatgtggccctggacaaggaGCTGCTGGTAGCATTCCTCACTGGGGAGGTGAGGCGGCTTTTGCTTCAGTGCAGCCGGGAAGAGTTTGAGCGTCGATACAACACCCTCCGTGAACTGGCAGACAGCTGGATTGGACCTTACTTCCAAGTGCAAGTCTAG